The following are from one region of the Anaeropeptidivorans aminofermentans genome:
- a CDS encoding calcium-translocating P-type ATPase, PMCA-type, with the protein MKNFFSKNVDDSVKELNSNMVTGLSPQEAEKRLKEYGHNRLQGAKEKSMLEMFLAQFKDFLVIILIIAAIVSMVVGIMENDGIFDSIVIIAIVIVNAIIGVNQESKANNALKALKEMSSPQAKALRGGEVVKIPSDELVVGDVVMLEAGDYIPADVRLVESVNLKIDEAALTGESVPVEKDSRKILPDDAPLGDRVNSAYMGTVITYGRGKGMVCATGMDTQMGNIAAMLNEEEDEETPLQRKLDSLGKVLGIVCIVICVLIFALGIFQGDELMEIFMVSVSLAVAAIPEGLTVVVTVILAMGMQSMVKSHAIIKRLSAVETLGSTTVICSDKTGTLTQNKMTVVKVFDYKNTYDVTGTGYNKEGEIKGEVPLSKNIEKLIQGAVLCNDATYDIERSLIIGDPTEGAMLVLGEKIGLSKDKLNKEFPRVQEIPFDSDRKLMSTFNDTNGKITMYTKGAPDEVLKRCTHIYKDGEVSVFTEEDKKAIISANSHFAENALRVLGVAYKEVESLDGFEQQENNLIYAGLMCMIDPPREEVKPAVIECKRAGIQVKMITGDHKITASAIATDLGIMSPGEEALEGAEIQLLSDSELKEKVKHVNVFARVSPEHKVRLVAACKANGEIVAMTGDGVNDAPSLKRADIGVAMGITGTDVSKEAADMILTDDNFVSIVKAVEEGRTIYNNIRKVVGYLLSCNIGEILLIFFAMLINLPIPLMPIHLLSINLITDAFPAFALGMEEKEEGIMDLKPRDPNESIIDKKMRVAVIMQSLFLGVGALAAFYVGFRTYAAPFIGVDSVQYEAGLITSRTMCFVALILGELFRAYSNRSERNSIFKMKLFSNSFLNKCVIASFAFLVLAVCVPFFNNIFETAPLNLTQLSEAIVFAVIPTLGGELAKLIIKRMA; encoded by the coding sequence TAGCAGCCATTGTATCTATGGTTGTGGGGATTATGGAAAACGACGGAATATTTGACAGTATCGTCATTATTGCCATTGTTATCGTTAATGCAATAATAGGAGTGAATCAGGAATCAAAGGCAAACAATGCTCTTAAGGCCCTTAAGGAAATGTCAAGCCCTCAGGCCAAGGCTTTGAGAGGCGGGGAAGTAGTAAAAATACCTTCCGACGAACTTGTTGTGGGCGATGTTGTTATGCTTGAAGCCGGAGACTATATCCCGGCAGACGTAAGATTGGTTGAAAGCGTCAATTTAAAAATTGACGAAGCTGCGCTTACGGGAGAATCTGTTCCTGTAGAGAAGGACAGCCGTAAAATACTTCCCGATGATGCTCCCCTTGGAGACAGAGTAAACTCTGCTTACATGGGAACAGTTATTACTTACGGCAGAGGTAAGGGTATGGTTTGCGCAACGGGGATGGATACCCAGATGGGTAATATAGCCGCCATGCTTAATGAGGAAGAAGACGAGGAAACACCGCTCCAGAGAAAGCTTGACAGCCTTGGCAAGGTTCTCGGAATTGTTTGTATCGTAATATGTGTACTTATATTTGCTCTTGGTATCTTCCAGGGCGATGAGCTTATGGAAATATTCATGGTTTCCGTATCGCTTGCAGTAGCAGCTATCCCGGAAGGCCTTACGGTAGTCGTTACCGTTATCCTTGCTATGGGTATGCAGAGCATGGTTAAATCCCACGCTATCATAAAGAGGCTTTCAGCCGTTGAAACCTTAGGAAGCACGACTGTAATCTGCTCTGACAAAACAGGTACCCTTACACAGAACAAAATGACCGTTGTAAAGGTATTTGACTATAAAAACACCTATGATGTAACCGGAACAGGCTATAATAAAGAAGGCGAAATCAAAGGCGAAGTTCCTCTTTCAAAGAATATTGAAAAGCTGATTCAAGGCGCCGTATTATGTAACGATGCAACCTACGACATTGAAAGAAGCTTAATCATAGGTGACCCTACAGAAGGCGCAATGCTTGTTTTAGGTGAGAAAATAGGCTTAAGCAAAGATAAGCTTAATAAAGAGTTTCCAAGGGTTCAGGAAATACCTTTCGACTCTGACAGAAAACTTATGTCTACATTTAACGATACAAACGGAAAAATCACCATGTATACAAAAGGCGCTCCCGATGAGGTTCTTAAGAGATGTACCCATATCTATAAAGACGGTGAGGTTTCCGTATTTACAGAAGAAGATAAGAAAGCCATTATTTCCGCAAACTCTCATTTTGCTGAAAATGCCCTTAGAGTTTTAGGGGTTGCTTATAAAGAAGTTGAAAGCCTTGACGGCTTTGAACAGCAGGAAAATAACCTCATATATGCAGGTCTTATGTGTATGATAGACCCGCCGAGAGAAGAAGTTAAACCGGCCGTTATTGAATGTAAGAGAGCCGGCATTCAGGTTAAGATGATTACCGGAGACCATAAGATTACAGCAAGCGCCATTGCGACTGATTTAGGGATTATGTCTCCCGGTGAGGAAGCTCTGGAAGGCGCGGAAATTCAGCTTCTTTCCGACAGCGAGCTGAAAGAAAAAGTAAAACATGTAAACGTATTTGCAAGAGTTTCTCCTGAGCACAAGGTAAGACTTGTGGCCGCATGCAAGGCTAACGGCGAAATCGTTGCCATGACAGGCGACGGCGTAAACGACGCACCAAGCCTTAAGCGAGCAGACATCGGTGTTGCCATGGGTATCACAGGAACCGACGTTTCAAAAGAAGCCGCCGATATGATTCTTACGGACGATAACTTCGTAAGTATCGTTAAAGCTGTTGAAGAAGGAAGAACCATTTATAACAACATAAGAAAAGTAGTAGGCTATCTCCTTTCCTGTAACATCGGAGAAATACTTCTTATTTTCTTTGCAATGCTGATTAATTTACCGATACCCCTTATGCCGATACACCTTCTTTCCATTAACCTTATAACAGATGCTTTCCCTGCATTTGCTTTAGGTATGGAAGAAAAAGAAGAGGGCATCATGGACCTTAAGCCAAGAGACCCTAACGAATCCATTATTGATAAGAAAATGCGCGTTGCAGTTATTATGCAGAGTCTTTTCTTAGGCGTAGGCGCCCTTGCGGCATTCTATGTAGGATTCAGAACTTATGCTGCACCATTTATAGGCGTTGACAGCGTTCAATATGAAGCCGGCTTAATCACAAGCCGTACAATGTGTTTCGTAGCCCTTATTTTAGGCGAGCTTTTCAGAGCTTACTCCAACAGAAGCGAGAGAAATTCCATCTTCAAGATGAAGCTTTTCTCCAACTCCTTCCTTAATAAGTGTGTTATTGCTTCATTTGCATTCTTAGTGCTTGCAGTATGTGTACCTTTCTTCAATAATATATTTGAAACCGCTCCGCTTAATCTTACACAGTTAAGTGAAGCCATCGTATTTGCTGTAATCCCCACTTTAGGCGGAGAGCTTGCAAAACTTATTATAAAAAGAATGGCATAA